TTTTCTTAGGAATGTCTATTAATATCAGACGGAGCCCAGCTCAGCTGCTCCCATCAGTCGGACTCCTCCCTCGGAGCTGGGCCCAGTGTGCCCCcgggccctgtccccactcctgccTCCTCGGGCCATGGGCTGCCACCCTTCAGctgccatccagggctgaaggaggctcagccctggggcagcaTCTACCCTAAAGCCCGAGACCCACTGCTGGTTTGAGAGGGCAGTGGAACCACAGAGGCCGTGCCGGTCTCTGCCCTGAGCAGGGCGGGGCCCTAGGCAATGAGACGGTGCAAACGGCCCCGGCTCCACTAAGCCGGCAGGGACCCATGTCAGACGCAGGTTGATTTACATCAGGGACACAACAGGAATTTGGGGGAAGCTCTGTGCCCTTCCCCAGGGCTGTATGCATGCAAAGGGGGGATGGGGAGCGGGAGCAGAGGGATGGGGATGGACTCTCGCTGATGACCCTGCTTCCAGAGTAGCACACTTGTTGATGCCCAAAGCGTCACACACCTGGGCACTGACTGTGCCAGTTCCCAGCCTTGCAGTGCCCCTGGATCATCCCCTCCGCCAGTGGCCAGCACGGACCCTTTGTGCCCCCTCTGCTCTCAGTCATGGCTGTAAACATGGCATCAACCCCAAGGTCTGGAATGGCCTAGCTGGGGCAGTCTGGGCTCCAAGCAGCCATTCCCGACCCTGGCCATTCCCATGGGCCCCCAGGGTTGGAGGGGACTGGGGTTCCACTTCTTTTGCTATTGCTGTGTTCCCAAGGACAGCACCCTTCCCTAGATGGGTGGGACACCGGATCCCCATGTAAACAAGAGAGTGACAACAGGAGAGCTCCAGAGGGCGCCAGGAATCTGAGCCGCCATGCAGGACAAGGCTACCTAGCCGGGGCTCCCaacctctcctccagccccctaGTGACTGCTCCACTCCCACAGCAAGCCTGTATATGGAGTGTCATGGGGAGACgtgctcctgccctcccctctgGCCTGTGCTGCTGCCCGCTCCCAGAGAAAGGATGGGGAAGATGCTGTTTGCTGGGTGGATGAGAAAATCCAGGCCTGGCTCTTCTCCCAAGGGCTGTGCCCAGCTCCCAGGCTCAGCTGTGGAGTGGATGGGCTTGGCAAGGCCAGAAGCAAGCCAAGGATCCTGTAGTCCCATGgcatcctcctcccctccttgGACAGAGCCCTGGGCACTTTGCTGGCACTCCCCGGTGTGTCCATCCATGGAGCTGTGACAGCGCCTTCAGGCACGGCTCGTGCTCCAGCATACCCAGTGCTAGACAGGTGTCATGCCCGGCCCTTCGGCCACCATGCCGGGGCCTCTTGCAGCCGAGCTGGTCCCATCCCCTCTGTTGCCATGTCAGGCTTCTCAGTGCAGGGCGTTCCACTCCCCGGGTGCAGAGCCAGGAGGTTCCTGCTGCTCCTTGCGCTCTGCGGCTGGAGGCACCTTGGGGTGAGATGTTTGGAGGACAGTCAGGATGGGCTCTGGCCCCCGCCTGAGGGGCCAGTTACAGGAATGCAGGGAAGGGAGCCATGGGGTAGAGGGAGcgctggagtgggggaaagacaGGACGACGCAGGGACATCTGAgaactggggggtgagggggatagAAACAAGGAATAAACCCTGCCCCCCCAAATAGCTGTAGACATTGGCTGGCAGAGACCCCACatcatctggaaaaagggataaatacGCCAAGCTGCATGgcccggctgggctgggagatGAGCCAGCCATGGGACAGTGGCACCTGGGAAAGGATGGGGGGTTgaaggctgggcaggggcagggtcagAGCGTGTGGCATGGCTGCTTCCACCACTTGTGGGGCCTGGAGCTCACAGGGATTCCTCAGCTTATAGCACAAAAGCAGGAGATGTTCTCGgcctgggacagggagcaggaccTGTCCTATCCATCCGCCTTCCCCCATTctacctgccctgcccctgccccccagctcactcccctgccctccccagccccgccccagcctgggggCCCATATGGAAGTCACCTTCTTTGCTGCGCTGAAGGCAAAAGGTCGTTCTCCCCCTCAGGCCCCCTTTTCTCGGGCAGCCGTGGGCTCTTCCTTGGCTCTTCCCAGGGAGCCAGCTGCCTCCAGCTGGGACCCTTTCCCTCCTGGGCCAGCCCACGGCAGGTGCTCAGCCGGGAGGAGCCGTGTCTCCAGTGTCCTGCCCCCTGGAGGCGTCGAATTCCTCGCCGGCTCCCTGACCTGCTCTTAATCCCCACTGCTCGGCCAATAAAGCTTTTGCTAAATTAGGTAAAATGGCCTGGGCACCAATCAGGGGCCGAGGGCTAACGGGAGGCAGCTGATAGGCTGCTGCAAGAGCGGCACCCGGTGACACCCAATGGCGTGGTGCTGGGAGGCAGGATGTTGGTTGAGGACAGTACAAATTGGGGGGCCAGGGGCGGAGGGGAAGCTCctggggtctgtgtgttgcaggCTGCGGTGACTCTGGTCTGTGGGCGCTGCCGGGCGACCAGTCAACATGGTAAGACCCTGTGCGGGAACAGCCTGGCAGCAGATGGCGCGGCCTGGGCTTGTGCTGGCAGAGTCTGGAGTGGGGGAGCTGGAGCCGGGCTGGACGGTGGGGGCACCTGTGCGTGGTAGAGGTGCGTTCCCCCGCTGGGAGATGGCCAGCTCAGGCGTGTGCCCATTGGAGAGGCTGGCACAGGAGCCATGGGACGGTCAGGTCCTGCAGGGCAGAGATTATGCTCCAGGAGGAGCCACTGCCTATGGGAACATGCACGCGGGCGAGAGCGCTGTGCACAGGGCGGCTCCTGATCAGAGCGTTAGCAGGGGGAAGTCGGCTGGGCTGGTTGTATGAGATCAAGGCGGATCGGGGCTACAGGGACAAGGTCCCTGCGGGTGGGGGGTGTTGGGGCATTTGGGAAAACAAAGTGATGATGTTGCGATTTGCAGAGTTTCGTCCCATActgtcccgccccctcccctccgaaCGGTGCCAACCCAGGGGTGTGGAACAGGGCACGGTTACTAAGGGGCCCAGAGGGCTGGGTGAGGAATGGGCAGGGGCTGCTCCCATCTCACTCAGCTGGGAGAGGAAGCCCTGAGGCAGCCCTGTCCTAGCATCCCATCCCTTGGGGGTAGGGTAGTGCTGCACTGCGGGCAGGAGGCTGCATTTCGACTCCGAGGAAGCAGAGGTCTGGCTGGGATTCAGGAGCAGCGCTGAGCACAGCAGGCTGGCCAGTAAGCTGAGCTCTGGGTCATAAGACACCCGTCTGCAGGCCTGCAAGCTCCCACCAGCTGCCTGGGCCTGGCCCTCAAGGAGTAACTCAATCCGATTCCCAACAGGTGCGTGGGCCTGGCGTCCCGCTGGTCCCCTGAAAGGGAGCCGAGTCTCTGCTAAGAATAGCCGCGCACGTCCAGGGCTGGGAACCCCCAGCCCGCAGGTCCCACTGCAAGTGTCGATGGAGCAGCCTGGGCTAGGCTAGTGACCaggcagccagcagagctgggagccggGCGCTCAGGCTCATGCCCAGCCGCAAGGCTGCTCCCCCCAGTcccaatgaccagagaggcagaggagttggggggggcagaggattGTGGGGAGTGAGGGAGCTGCCCCTGGAGCTGAGCCTGGGGGCAGGTCATGGCAGGGAGGGAGCCGGGTTCCAGCAGCAGCAACTGGCCATGAGTGGCCTGTTCACGCAGGCCCCTCCCCGCGGCCTGCAGGATCTCGGGGCCAGCCGCAGAGCTCACAGGATGCTTGGCAGCCCTGCAGGGCTTGGTTGGGGACCGCCCAGGACAGTGCACAGCTGACAGGTCTGTGTAAATCCCATGTAATACGCTCACGCCTGCCTTTCCCTGGCACACGCCCGGCACCCAGGCCATGGGATGCCCATGGACCACGGTGGGCAGTGGCCTGGGTGGCAGGTGCTCTGTGGCAGGGCTCTGGGACGTGCGGCTGAGTCCAGAATTGCATGGCTCTGAGCTCAGGTGCTGGGGCTGTGCTCAGCCTTggggtctgggtctgtgtggcTCAGGGACCCGCCTCGCCTGCACCCTGCTGCAGAGAGGGGACAGACCCGGCAGCTCCCCCTGGCCTGCTGAGAGAagaggcagcagggcctgggctggggctctgggTGAGCAGCTGTTCTGTTTGCCTTACAGACGACGGATCAGCAGGCGGAAGCGCGGTCCTTCCTCAGCGAGGAAATGATTGCGGGTGAGTGTAACCGAGCCCCTCTGGGCACTGGGCAGGAGGGGCTGTCAGAGCTCCCCGCAGAGAGGGGAAAGGACAGGAGCTGCTGGCCCAGGGTGACGCAGAAAGGGGACCTGTCTGCAGGACCTGCCCTCtcctgggaagggaagagggcGATAGACCTGACCAGCACATCCTACTCCCAAGCCTGGGAGGGCACTGGGCTGTCTCCATGGCTCTGCCCACCCCTTGGTACCCGGAGGATGCCAGGGGCCCAGAGCCGAGCAGAGCGATGGGCACTGGGCAGAGCTGAGGATCATTCtcagctgctgggagctgggcaAGCTCCCTGCTAACTCGGGCCTGTCCTGCAGAGTTCAAGGCCGCCTTCGACATGTTTGACGCGGATGGCGGCGGGGACATCAGCACCAAGGAGCTGGGCACTGTCATGCGCATGCTGGGGCAGACTCCCACCAAGGAGGAGCTGGATGCCATCATTGAGGAGGTGGATGAAGATGGTGAGCAGCATCTTCCTCTCGGAACaatccctggggagggggcaggggctggcggtTCCTGACCTCAGGGCGGCTTCTTCCCGCAGGCAGCGGCACCATCGACTTCGAAGAGTTCCTGGTCATGATGGTGCGTCAGATGAAGGAGGATGCCAAGGGCAAGTCGGAGGAGGAGCTGGCAGAGTGCTTCCGCGTCTTCGACAGGTGAGTCAGCTCCGCCGGCCTGGCTCAGAGGACGCGCGTCTCCCCCCGCACGGCTGGGGGCGGGGACCTGCAGTGACCAGCTCAGCGTGGGGGGGTCACATCACTGCCGAACTCTTCTGAGTCCCGCTGCCCCCGCAGGCTGCAGGAAGGTCCCTGGCCCAGTGGCCATTGACCAGGCTGCCTCACGCGTGgccacagacccctgtgccctgaCTAGCGTTGCTGCCTCCCTTTCAGCCCAGGGGACGCCCGTCTCTGCCCCAAGTTCCACCTGAGCCTCAGTCATCCAGGCTCCTGCGCTGGCTGCACCAAGTGGGTCGGCTGCTAGAgcaggggccaggccaggggCTCAGAGTCTccggcagcccctgctctccgcCTGCCCggccagccctgctcagagccGCATGCCCTGCCCCACAGGAACACGGACGGGTACATCGATGCCGAGGAGCTGGCCGAGCTCTTCCGATCCTCTGGCGAGAGCGTGACTGAGGAGGAGATTGAGGAGCTCATGAAAGATGGGGACAAAAACAATGACGGACGCATCGACTTTGATGGTGAGGCCCAGGGCTCCCTCACCAAGGCTTTGTGgggctgcccagagcagctctcatGCCCCCACCCTTGGCTgggctcctcccttccccagcccacctTGAGCCCAGCAGATCTGTGCTCAGAGCTCTCCTAAGCCCCAAGTGCTCCACCTTCCCAGCCTCTCCACTGAGCTGAGGGATGCCCCCGCGTACAGAAGGGCCACAGCTGGGTGTGGGCGCCAGGGTACCCTGATAGCCCGATGCCAGTGAGCGTTGTGCTGCATTACGGGCATGctgcaccccccatccccaacccagcccctgagctccccgcACCCACTCCCCAGTGCTGACCCGGTGTCTGGCTGCTTGTGCctgcagagttcctgaagatgatgGAAGGTGTGCAGTAAAGGATGGACATTCCTGCAAGCCAGACCctgcttccagccctgctccatcACCGCACAGCAAAGCCAAGCCCACTCTGGGAGCAGCCTCCAGCCAGAGCACCTGGTCTCCCCTGCCCCGCGAAGCGCTCGCTTTGTACAGTTCCACTGTTCCCCGAGACCAGCTCCCttgtggccatgccctggggctGGTGGGTTGTGGACTCACCTCTCACATGGCTGGAAAGAGcctttcccccatctgtaaacgCTGTGTATAGTACTGAAGCCTCATTAAAAGGGTCAAAGGTTTGAACCTGCTCGAGCCTGGATTCTAGCTGGTTCTGATATGGGGAGTGGAGCGGGCAGGGGACCCT
This sequence is a window from Eretmochelys imbricata isolate rEreImb1 chromosome 13, rEreImb1.hap1, whole genome shotgun sequence. Protein-coding genes within it:
- the TNNC2 gene encoding troponin C, skeletal muscle — translated: MIAEFKAAFDMFDADGGGDISTKELGTVMRMLGQTPTKEELDAIIEEVDEDGSGTIDFEEFLVMMVRQMKEDAKGKSEEELAECFRVFDRNTDGYIDAEELAELFRSSGESVTEEEIEELMKDGDKNNDGRIDFDEFLKMMEGVQ